Sequence from the Symbiopectobacterium purcellii genome:
TTCTCAGCCGATCTTCTTTCAGGATATCGCGGCGAATACCGCCAATCAGGTTCAGGCCGTAGGTTTTACGCGCACCGGTCAGCATCTCGGCGATGGTCATGGATTTTTCGCGGATGCGGAAGAACTGCATAAATCCGGTGTCAAAACCGACGAAGTGACTCGACAGGCCGATGTTTAGCAGGTGACTGTGCAGGCGTTCCACTTCCAGCAGAATGCTGCGAATGGCGTGTGCCCGTGGCGGCACCACAATCCCCATCGCATTTTCGATCGATGTGGTGTAGGCGACACTGTGGGTAAAACCGCAGATACCGCACACCCGATCGGACAGAAAGGTGACTTCGTTATAGCCCATGCGGGTTTCCGCCAGCTTCTCCATGCCACGGTGGACGTAGAACAAGCGGTAATCCGCATCGATAATCTGCTCGCCGTCGACAAACAGGCGGAAGTGACCGGGTTCGTCGGAGGTGATGTGCAGCGGCCCAATCGGCACCACGCGGGTGTCACCAGTGGCGTCGTTCACAAAGGAGTAGGTTTCATTATCCTGGGTCGGTGCCGGGCGCTGGCGGTAATCCATCGCATCTTTGCGCAGCGGGTAAAGATCGTCCGGCCAATCGTCAGGCAATACCAGACGGCGTTCATCCGGCAGACCGACGGGGATCAGGCCATACATATCACGCACTTCGCGCTCGCCCCACACGGCGGCAGGCACGCGCGGCGTCACCGATGGAAACTCAGGATTGACCGGGTCGATCAGTGCTTTGACGATCACCCAGCATTTTTCCCCTTGCTCCATCGACAGTACGTAGTAAATGGCAAAATAACCGTTCAATGTCCGTTCGTCGTTACCAAACAGGACTGACAGCCAACCACCGTGCTGATAGTAGAGATGCTCCACCACTTCTGGCAGGCTTGTCAGTTTCACCGTCAGCGTCAATTGATCGTCGGTTTGCCACGCCTGTTCCAATATGGCGTGGGGAAACCGCTGCTGCACCTGCGCGGCATAACCCGCGCCGCGTTTGGCGTTGGTTGCAGCAGCCACGGGGGGAGTAGGATGTTCATTCATCACGGGACGTCTCCTGACGAGAAAGGGTAAGCGGTGCGCGTTCGGTAGGCGACAGTGCCGTGACGGCAGCGGCCTCGGTGGTGTGCGATTGCAATACCAACGCGCTGGCGCTTTCCAGTAAACGGGTAACGGGTTGTGGAATATGTGTGCCCATCAGCAGCATTAATGCCAGCAGAATAGCCATCGGTGCGGTAGTCAGGATGCCTAACTCGCCTTTGCTGACGGCAGCAGGGCTGTTGCCCAGCACGGTGCTGGCGACCATGCGCACCAACCCGGCCAGTACGATAGTCAGCAAAAACAGCAACACGATAACCAGCCAGAGATAGCCCGCGTTGATGCCGGCGGTGACGGTCATAAATTCACTTAAAAACAGGTTGAACGGCGGCATGCCGCCCAGCGCCAGTGCGCCACCGGCCAGCAGTGCGCCGGTAATGGGGGTGACACGCAGGATGCCTTTCACCGCATCCATGTCACGGGTGCCGTATTTAAGCAGTACGTTACCGGAGCCGCAGAACAGCAGGGTTTTCGTCAGGCTGTGATTGAGCGTGTGCAGCAGTGCTGCCAGCACACCGAGTGGGCCACCAATGCCCAGCGCCACGGCAATCAATCCCATATTTTCCACGCTGGAGTAGGCGAGCAGTCGCTTCATGTCGCGCTGAACCAGAATCAGGAATGCGGCCACCGCGACAGACAGCAGCCCGAACACCAGCAACAGCCGCTGCGGAAATACCGGACCGATGGCGGCGCTGACGATCATGGTATAACGCACAATTACCAGCAGAGCGCAGTTGAGCAGCACGGCAGAAAGTAGCGCGCTGGTCGGGCTGGGGGCTTCACTGTGGGCATCGGGTAACCAGGCATGCATCGGAAACAGCCCTGTCTTGGTGCCGAAACCGATGATGACGAAAATAAACGCCAGATGCATCAGCGTGCTGTCCAACTCGGAAGCATGTTGCAGCACTTCGGTCCAGAAGATGGCATCACCCGGTGTCGCCATCACGTTGGCGGCATTGGCATAGACCAGCACAGTGCCGTATAACCCAAACGCGACCCCGACAGTACAAATGATGACGTACTTCCAGGCAGCCTCCAGCGACGAGCGTTGTCCGTAAAGGCCAACCAGAAACGCGGAGCTGAGGGTCGTGGCCTCAATGGCGGCCCACATCACAATCAGGTTGTTACTGGTGATCACCAATAACATGGTGAACAGAAACAGTTGAAAGAAGCCGTAGTAGTGGCACAACGTCGGGACGGAAACCTCGCCGCTGTTCACTTCATGGTTCATGTACCCCACGGAGTAAAGCCCGGTGAGAAAGCCGATAATGCCGAGAATGGCGAGAAACAGTGCACTCAAGCTATCCAGATGCAACCAGCGATGTGCTGCCAGAATCTCGCCCTGAGAGGCAATCATTCCCACCACGTACAGCGAAAGCACCAGCAGCAGGCTGATGCCGCACAGGTGGATAACGCTCACCGCCATGCGCACCGCACCACCGCACCAGCGGCAGGCAAATGCCAGCAGCGCAGTGATAAACGGCGTGGCAAGCAGGGTGAAAAGCAAGGTCGAACTGGTCATGTGCTTACCCCTTCAGTGCCGTAAGTTGTTGAACGTCCAAGGTATGCAAGGTGCGATGGATTTTGCGTGCCATCAGCGCCATGACAATGACAGCAAAGATGGCGTCGGTAGCGATACCTATCTCCACCAGCTCCGGCGCGCGGTGTGCCAGCAACGCCAATGTCAGATGCGCGCCGTTCTCCATCAGGCAATAGCCGAATACCTGTTTGAGGATGTTACGCTGGGTGACGATACACAGCAGGCCGATCATAAAGTGGCCGAGCGACACCGCGAGCGCCGGTTTGAGCGTACTGACCATCGGCAGTTGCACCGGGGCCACCACGAAGTAGCTCAGCACCACAATCAATACCGCCAACAGCAAGATCGCCACCGGACTGATAATGCCGCCGTCGGCGCTCGGGTCGTCCAGTCGCCGGAAAGCGCGATACATGATGGCAGGCACCAGAATCACCTTGGTGACCAGCGCGGTCAGTGACCAAAGATACAGCTCATGCGCCTGCAACAGGTTGGCCAGTGCGACAAATATCAGCACCAGTACCAGCGATTGCAGCGCGTAGAGTAACGATGAGGTGGTAGGCCGTTTGGCGACGATCACCAGAAGCGAGGTGATGATCAGCAGTCCGGCCAAATTGTTGACGATAAGCGAACCAGTCATTTCATTTTCTCCTTTCGCCCGTGCTTATTGCAGCCACAGTGCAGCAAACACGCTGGAACACAGCGACATGATGATTAACACCACCAGCACGCCCTGCATGGTGGCCGGGAGCGGTGCCGCTGCCGCCACGTCTTCCGACGGTTCACCCGGCACGGTGCGTCCGAACCAGTACAGGAACCAGGCAAAGCTGGCGACAGATTCCACCAACGTAATTACCAGCAGCGGTAACAGCCAAAGGTGCTCAGCCGAGAGCGAGAAACCGGCGGCAAACAGCGGGAATTTGCTAAAGAAACCGTTAAACGGCGGTACCCCGGTGATCGCCAGCGCGGCCACGCAAAAGCCGATGCCGAGCAACGGCGTTTTACGCATCAATCCTTTCAGGCGTGGCAACATGCGGGTGCCACAGCTGTAGCTCAGCGCACCGGCGACCAAAAAGAACAGGCTCTTGGCAAAGGCGTGGTTGAAGATGTAGGCAATACCGGCCTCGAACGCCATGCGTGAGCCGAAGGTCGCCAGTGAAAGTGCGAAGAAGATGTACGACAGTTGGGTAATAGTGGAGTAGGCCAGCAGGCGTTTCATGTCTTTCTGCGGTAAATACATCAGGAAGCCGTACACCAGCGTAAAGGTCGCCATCACCAGCCCTACCACGCCGATCACATGCGGGATGTCGTCTGTTGCCAGAATGGCGCGGGCAAAAATATACACGCCCACTTTCACCATCGAGGCGGCGTGCAGATAGGCACTGACCGGTGTGGGGGCTTCCATCGCATCCGGCAGCCAAACGTGCAGCGGCCACTGGGCGGATTTCCCCCAGGCGGCGAACATGATGCCGGCGAACACCACCATTTTATCGGCGCTGTCTAACTGGCTGATGGCACTCAGCGCAAAGGTGCCGGTTTTGGCAAACAGCCAGGCGGTGGCAAGGTAGAGGCCAACAGAGGCAACGTGAGTGATCAACAGCGCTTTTAACGCTGAGCGCAGCGACTTCGGTTGCTGGTAGTAACCAATCAACGCCCAGGAACACCCGCCGGTGATTTCGAAAAACAGCAGTTGCCCGAGCAGCGTGGAAGAGAGCGTCAGACCCGCCATCGCCCCGATGAACACCAGCAGAAACGCATAGTAACGATTGGTGCCTTCGTGCGGGTGCTCCCGGTTGCCTGACGTCAGATAACCGCAGGAGTAGATGCTGACCAGCAGGCCGAGGAACACCACGGCAAAACCGATGAGCAGGCTGACGCGGTCAAACACAAAGCCGAACAGCTCGGCGTCACCGTAGCGATACAGCGTAATCACCGTATCTTGCTGGCCTGCCGCATACCAGCCCCAGGCCAGCGACGCCATACCCAACGTCGCCAACAGGGCGAACAGACTGCACAGCACTTTGGCGTGGCGCTGTGGCGCAACGGCAATCCACAGCGCGCCGATAAAGGGCAGAAGCAGCGTCGCCAGCGCGCGACTTTCTATAACGAACGTATCCATAATCGCGATGGGCTCCTATAGACCGGTGAGGTAAAAAACAAAGGCCAGCGCGGCGATACCAAAGCCGAGCCAGGTAACGCGCCCGGTCAGCAGAAAGCGCCCGCGCGCCAGGCTGTTTTCAAACACCGCAGCGGCGACAAACACCAGCAACAGCTTTAACAACAGCGCGATGCTGCCCCACAGCATGGCACCGAGGGTGAAGCTGTCCGCCTTGCCAAACGGCACGAAAATAGAGAGAAACAACACCGCCACCATCACCTGCTTGAGGCTGATCCCCCATTTCACCAGCGCCAGCCCGGCACCGGAATATTCGGTCAACGGACCCTCTTGTAGCTCCTGTTCGGCCTCGGCAACGTCGAAAGGAATTTTGCCCATTTCGATAAAGGTGGCAAAAGCACAGGCCAGCAGCGCCAGACCGGTAGCCGTTGGTGAGAGCCAGGCGCCCTCTGCCAGCACATGGCTGATATTGCCGATATTGGTGGAACCGGCAATCAACGCCACCACCAGCAGCGACAGAATCAGGATCGGCTCGACTAATATGCCGAGCGTCAGTTCGCGGCTGGCACCGATACCGGCAAACGGGCTGCCGGAATCCAGCCCTGCCAGTGAAAAGAAGAAGCGAAACAGGGCAAACAGATAGAGCAGAGTGATGATGTCGCCGCCGGCACCAAACGGCGAACGTAGCGTCACAGCCGGTAGCGTCATGGCGACCAGCAGCATTGAGCCGATCAGCACAAACGGCATCAGGCGAAATACCCCGCCTGCGTGTTCTGGTGCGACGGATTGCCGCTTGAGCAGCTTGATAATGTCGCGGTAGTCCTGTAACAGTCCCGGCCCTTGACGCGAGTGCATCTTGGCGCGGATCACACGCGCCAGCCCCGAGAACAGCGGGGCAAGCGCGAACAGCACCAGCGCCTGCAACAAGGCGCACACCAGACGGATGATGAGCGGGGCGGCACCGGATAGCGTAGTTTCAGTAAACATCGGATTCTCCTTATGCCATCGTGACCAGCAGCAGCACCACCAGCGCTGCGACCACGTACAGGCAATAGAGCCGGAAATCGCCGTGTTGTATCCACTGCATCGCACGGCTCACCCGCTGCAAGGCGCTGGCTAACGGCATCACTATGCGGTTATCCAGCAGGGGTTCGGCGTTTTCAGCGGCACGTGTCGTCTGTTCCAGCGTCCGTTGTAGCATCGGGCCCGGAGCCAAGGTTTTGCGTATACGGTAGAGCGGAGCAAATAACACGCGCAGCGGCTGGGTAAAACTGCCCGCTGAAGCGGCCATGGCGCCTTCGTACTCATAGCCACACGCCCAGGGTGTACCACGTTGGCGGAATGCCTGACGGCCCCCCTTCGCGCCCACGTAGAGCAGCAGCGGCAACAGCGGCAGCGCGAGCAGCAAAATAAAGATCAATGGGGTTGAGAGTGAGGTTTGCGCCGGATTGCCGGGGAACAGCGTCAGCCCGTGCGCTACCACCGGGGCTGCCTCGCCGGTCAGGCTGATGGCAACCTGGGTGATAACCGGTGCCACCAGACTGGCACCGACGCCCAGCGCGACACACAGCAGCGCCAGCAGGCCCATGGCGAGGGTCATCGGCCAGGGCACTTCCCGTGCCCGATCGGCTTTCTCACTGCGAGGGGCTCCGGAGAAACTGATGCCGTAGACTTTGACGAAACACATGGCGGCCAGAGCACCGGTGATAGCGAGCATCACAATGGCAATCGGGGCGATCAGCCGCAACCCGAAGCTCCCTTGATGGCTCAGGGTAAACAGTGACTGATAAGTGAACCATTCACTGACAAAGCCGTTGAGTGGCGGTAGCGCAGAAATCGCCATACAGCCAACCAGAAACGCCAGCGCGGTGTACGGCATACGGCGGGCAAGGCCGCCCATCTTTTCCATGTCTTTGCTGTGCAGCCGGTAAATCACGGCCCCGGCACCCAAGAACAGTAACCCTTTAAACAGCGCATGGTTCAGCAAGTGATACAGCCCGCCCAGCAGACCTAATGCCGCCAGCAGCGGTTGATGCGTGGCGATGCCAATCATGCCGACGCCCATCAGAATGATGCCGATGTTTTCTACCGTGTGATAAGCCAGCAGGCGCTTGATATCGTGCTCGGCCAGCGCGTACAACACACCCAGCACTGAAGAGACAGCGCCAAATGCCAGCACCACTACGCCCCACCAGGTTGCGGTGGCACCGAGCAGGTCGATACCCACCTTAATGATGCCGAAGATGCCGATTTTCACCATCACGCCCGACATCAATGCAGAGGCATGTGACGGCGCGGCGGGGTGGGCGCGCGGCAGCCAGCCGTGCAGCGGCAACATCCCGGCCTTTGCGCCAAACCCGAAGAACGCCAGCAGGAACACCACGGAAGCCTGTAACGGCGGCAGTTTTGCCTGACGGAAATCGGCAAAATCCAGACTGCCGCTGGCGCGGTAGAGCAAGAAGAACGCCACCATGATCAGTACCGATCCGGCATGGGCAATCAGGAAGTAGAGCAGCCCGGCGTTGATGGCCTCATCATCCTGATCGGAGATCACCAGGAAGTAAGAACTAAGCGACATCACTTCAAACAGGATGATGAAATAGAAAGCGTTATCCGTTACTACCAGTGCGACCATCGAGGCGATAAACAGGTTCATATAGAACCCCATCGCGCCAGCGCGTCCGCGGTACTCTTGCAGATAGGCTAACGAATACAGGGCTGTGATGGTTGCCAGCAGTGAAATTACCAGCACCATAAAGGCAGCCAGTGCATCCAGCCGCAGCGTTAATCGCGCGAAAGCAACAAAGGGGCCATCGAACGATGCCAGTAACGGCTCGGCGCGGGTCAGCACCGGAAGCGCGGCGGTGACACCCGCGAGTCCGGCGAGCAGGGCAGAGACGCCACTGAGCTTGATTGCCCTGTCATCGTTGTGGGCCAGGCAAAGCGATAACAGCGCACCTGCCAGATAGAGCGCCAGCGAGAGTGCCAGCCATGCAAAGGGCGTCATCATGATTTTGGCTCCCATTCCGTTGCCGCAAAGGGCTGATTGCCCTGCGGCCACATCATTGCCTGACGGCGCTTGGCCTCGGTCGCAGCGGCAAGATGTGACTCATCCACAACAAAGAGGGCTTGCGTTGGGCAAACGCGTACACATTCCGGTTTGTCCTGAAAGGCGCACAGGTCGCATTTTACCGCCACGCTTTTCACCCCCGCGTTCCATGACAGAAACGGATTGATGGAGGCAACGCTGACCGGTACGTCCGTTAAGGCTTCAACGGGAACGTGGTGAGCGAAGGTCTGCGGCACCGCCAGCGGCTTGCTGTCAGACGGGGTTATCGCACCGAACGGGCACGCGATGGCGCACAGCTTGCAGCCGATACAGGCGATTTCATCCAACACCACAGAGTTGTTGCGCTGCGTGATGGCGTTAACCGGACATACCTGTGCGCACGGAGCATCCTCACAGTGGCGACACAAAACGGGGGCGGTGCCTTGGGCATCTCGCTCCACCGTCAAACGGGGATGGGTTTGCAACCCATGCTGGCGGTGTACCTGCGTACAGGCCGCCATACAGGTGTTACATCCGATACAGCGTTTGGGCTCCGCAATGACGAAGCGATTCATAGCCATACCCTCCGGGGCTTTCTCCTATGTTGGGCTGCGTAAAGCATATTCTGTGCCACGTCAGCGAGTTAGCCTGAGAGGCCCGCCCTTGCTAGGGTATTGTGCGCAGGTGTTCATCGGTGACGGTGTTGACGATGTCGGTTTCGACATTAGTGACGAGATGGATGACGATGGCGTGACGCATCGGCGTACAGGCATTGCCTTATCCTTTTCCCCTGAAACGGTATGAAATGTTTCTGTCAGTGCTTAACCGCGCTAAAATTGTTTTCTTGAACGGCTGACCATAATTATTGTGTACAGTAGTATTTTTACTGAGGTACACGATGCTCTTTATTAATTCTCCATCTCGAATTGATGTTAAAACAGATACGATTTACTCCGCGTTGTTGAAAAAAACCAATAACAACACACTGTCCTCGAAAACCTTAAATAAGTTGGCGAAAATAGCCAGAACTTCCTTCGAACTGCCGAAAGCGGATGCCAGGCGAATTTTTAAAAATAATAAACCCGTTACGCCATCGGGCGCGTCGATAATATTGGCGTATAATATCGGTAAAGCGCTGGCACAAGTGTCTAGTGACAATCTTCGGTCGCAATTAAAGGCGTTTGTCGCACATTGCGGAAGTCCCTCCGTTGATAACAACCCCCAAACAGGAATTCCGTGCTCAGCGTCATCATGCACAGCCACTAGCACTGAATTTATAATAAAAAATAGCGATAGGATCGGTGCTTCGCTAGGGGAAGGGGCACAGGCTATTGTGGTTGAAGATAAAAAGAATCCAGGGAAAGTGTTGAAAATTTTCTATGATGATGTGTCGTCCAATGAGGTTGCCCGGCAAGCAGATTCGTTCCGCCTTTTTTATGGGAATGAATCTGCCAGTATTATTGCTCAGGGGATTATCCAGTTGGATAAAATTGATGGCGTTCCTTTGTCCAAGGTCGATTATTTTGCTGATGACGCTGAGGAGGACTTTATATTATTGTTATACGAAATGTGTGACAAAGGTTGTCCGCCGACCGATATGTCGGAAGATAACTTTTTATACAACCTTGCAAGAAATCAATTTTATCCTGTTGATATCTCCTATTTCCCCGGAGACAAGATTGACCTCGGTGGTTTACATTATATTCTCAAGTTGATTGCGGAAAAAAGTAAGCCTCAGCCTATTGGAATAGCGATATAGGAGGAAATACTGATTGTGCCGTTGGCATAAATTTTGCTAAATCGATGCACGGCAGCCTGTACTCATCAACAAGGATTATCATCATGTGTCTCGGCATTCCCGGAAAAGTCATCGCACTGGCGGACACCGTGCAGGATACGGCGTGGGTGGATGTATGTGGGGTTAAGCGCGAAGTGAATATTGCGCTGGTGGCGGATGGCATTGACGCTGCCAGCCTCATAGACAGTTGGGTATTTGTCCACGTCGGGTTTGCCATGAGCCGGTTGGATGAACAGGAAGCGCTCGACACGCTGGCGGCACTGCGCCAAATGGAAGAGGTAGAGCACGATGTTACAATATTTCTGAAACAGTGAGCCCTTTTGTGATTTACGTCAAGAAATGTAAATGTTAAAACGTTATAATGAAAATAACTCTCATTGTCGATGACCATCGTATTTATGTCTAGTTGGCAGAAGTGTTTGATTGTACTGTGTTTCATGTTTTCCAGCCTGTCGGCATTTGCCGCAACGGATTACAACACCTTCATCCATGACATTCAGGGCCGCCTGGATAAGACCGCTGAGCTCTATCAGCAGCAGAAGCCGGATGAAGCCCGTACTGAAGTTCAAATGGCCTACTTCGAGGTGTTTGAGAACCTGGAAGGGCCAATTCGTATCAATATCTCCGCGCAGAAAAGCTATCAACTGGAAGCCACCTTTGGTGAAATTCGCCGCATGATTGGCGAAGGTAAGCCGCAAGCTGATATTCAGGCCAAGGTGAACTGGCTGAAAGGCGAGTTAGACAGCGTGTTACCGGTGTTGACTGACGGTCACAAATTGGTGGCTCAGGAGCAGCACGGGGCTTATGGCAACAGCGATATCGCCCTCTACTGGCAGCAAAGTTTCAAGACCATTGACGATGGGTTGGCGCAGGCTGTGGCTGACTATCAGGCAGGCGACTATCAGAAAGCCAGTCAAAGCGTACAGCAGGCACACTATCAAGGATTTAAAAACTCCGAGATGGAAATGTCAGTGCGCCAAAACCGCTCTTCGCAGCAAGCCGCCTCGATCAACCAGCAGTTTAGTGCACTGATCGCGCTGACCGCTCAGCCGGATCAAATGAGCGAAGTGGCGTATCGGGTCACCACGCTGCTGCAAGATATTGAAGATGTGCTGCCGGGCTTACCCACCACCCGCGACGATCAGCCCGTATCGGCGGCACCGGATAACAGTATCGCTGGCGCTGACATTCCGGATGCGGACTGGGCCAGCGTAGTTAATAACATCAACCAGGCTATCGCAGCAGCGATTGCGCAGTATGAAAGCGGACAGGTAAAACCGGCCATTATGGCGGTGCAGGATGCCTACTTCGATCTGTTTGAAGCCAGCGGTATGGAGAACAAAGTCGGCTCGCGTGATTCTGCATTCAAATCCACGCTGGAAGGCTATTTCACCCGTCTGGTCAGTATGATGAGCGCCGGGCAGCCAGTTTCTGCGCTGCATGCGCAGGCTGATGCGATGCAACAGGACTTGGCTAACGCAGTCACCATGCTGGGCAGCGGCAGTGAAACGCACTGGAGCCTGCTGATCTACAGTCTGCTGATCATCGTGCGTGAAGGGCTGGAGGCGCTGCTGATCGTGGCTGCTATCGTGGCCTATCTGGTGAAAAACAATCACCATGACAAACTGCCGTTAATCCGCCAGTCGGTGTATGTGGCGCTGGTGTGCAGTGTATTGACCGCCGTGTTGTTCCAGATGCTGTTCAGTAATTCCGGTGCCAGTCGTGAATTGCTGGAAGGGTTCACCATGCTGATTGCGGTGGTGATGCTGTTCAGCATGAGCTATTGGCTGCTGTCTAAAGTCGAAGCCCGACACTGGAAAGCCTATCTGGAAGGAAAACTGTCGCACTCCCTGAGCAGCGGCTCGGTTGTCGGTTTGTGGCTGACCAGTTTCCTGGCGGTATACCGCGAAGGCGCGGAAACGGTGCTGTTCTACTTCGCATTAGTGGGGGATGCCAGCAACGTGGCAGGGCACCTCTCTATTCTGGCGGGCTTCCTGATTGGCTGCGTGATATTGCTTATCGCTTATCTGGTGATGCGCTTTACCGTGGTCAAACTGCCGCTGAAACCCTTCTTTATGTTTACCGGTTGTTTTATGTACCTGATGGCGTTTGTGTTCGCCGGTAAAGGTGTACTGGAGTTAATCGAAGGCAAGCTGTTTGAACCTACGTTGTTAACGTGGGTTCCGGAAATCAGTGTATTGGGGATCTACCCCTACGTCGAAACGCTGATACCGCAAGTCGTATTGGTGTTCGCTGCTCTGGCCGCGCTGTGGATTATGCGTCGGCGCGCTGAGACGTTCGAATACGGGAAGCAATGATAAGCAAAAATCAAAAACAACATGATATTGATGATATGAGGATGGGTTTGATGAAGATGCAAAAGAGTTTGATTGCCAGCGCGATTATTGCCGGAGTATTAACGGCACCTGCCGCGTTCGCGTTTACCGAACATCCGGCTGGTGAGCCGATCACCATTAACGAACTGGAGATCGCTGCGGTCTACTTGCAGCCGATTGACATGGAGCCGCGCGGCATGGGCCTGCCAGCGGCTAAATCTGATATTCACCT
This genomic interval carries:
- a CDS encoding FTR1 family iron permease, which gives rise to MSSWQKCLIVLCFMFSSLSAFAATDYNTFIHDIQGRLDKTAELYQQQKPDEARTEVQMAYFEVFENLEGPIRINISAQKSYQLEATFGEIRRMIGEGKPQADIQAKVNWLKGELDSVLPVLTDGHKLVAQEQHGAYGNSDIALYWQQSFKTIDDGLAQAVADYQAGDYQKASQSVQQAHYQGFKNSEMEMSVRQNRSSQQAASINQQFSALIALTAQPDQMSEVAYRVTTLLQDIEDVLPGLPTTRDDQPVSAAPDNSIAGADIPDADWASVVNNINQAIAAAIAQYESGQVKPAIMAVQDAYFDLFEASGMENKVGSRDSAFKSTLEGYFTRLVSMMSAGQPVSALHAQADAMQQDLANAVTMLGSGSETHWSLLIYSLLIIVREGLEALLIVAAIVAYLVKNNHHDKLPLIRQSVYVALVCSVLTAVLFQMLFSNSGASRELLEGFTMLIAVVMLFSMSYWLLSKVEARHWKAYLEGKLSHSLSSGSVVGLWLTSFLAVYREGAETVLFYFALVGDASNVAGHLSILAGFLIGCVILLIAYLVMRFTVVKLPLKPFFMFTGCFMYLMAFVFAGKGVLELIEGKLFEPTLLTWVPEISVLGIYPYVETLIPQVVLVFAALAALWIMRRRAETFEYGKQ
- the hypC gene encoding HypC/HybG/HupF family hydrogenase formation chaperone — encoded protein: MCLGIPGKVIALADTVQDTAWVDVCGVKREVNIALVADGIDAASLIDSWVFVHVGFAMSRLDEQEALDTLAALRQMEEVEHDVTIFLKQ